In Bacillus sp. SB49, a single window of DNA contains:
- a CDS encoding EAL and HDOD domain-containing protein, which produces MYVFVARQPILTVADEVFGYELLYRNSEENRFVPVDPNKATSEVLMNGFITIGLERLSRNKPCFINFTEDLLLEKVPEYFRPDQLVIEILENVSLSLDLIRVCRDLKQKGYLIALDDMIDINRPALMELLHYVDILKVDVRAVSDENRRKIIQLAEDFSLTLLAEKVETLEEHQRCMKEGFRLFQGFYYSKPVIVQASSIMPLNITYLRLIRELSVLEESVDVDKVTSILEQDLALTYKLLRLINSSLYKPKYSIHSIKQAVMLLGTETLKKWMYVLTVENAAPPTHPREQLVMKTSLTRAKVCEQLALASGEGDMADGHFLTGFLSLIDVITQRPLAEAVSTLPLEADILAALQGGENRFRKILELAVHLETADFQKLGESLGGMPLNVSTVFEIYAQAVSWTEELFQENFMEKITE; this is translated from the coding sequence ATGTATGTGTTTGTGGCGAGACAGCCGATTTTAACGGTTGCCGATGAAGTGTTCGGTTATGAATTGTTATATAGGAATAGTGAAGAGAATCGTTTTGTGCCGGTAGATCCGAACAAGGCGACGTCTGAGGTGTTGATGAACGGGTTTATTACAATCGGTTTGGAGCGCCTTTCCAGGAACAAACCATGTTTCATTAACTTTACGGAAGACTTATTGCTGGAGAAAGTACCGGAATATTTCCGTCCGGATCAGCTGGTCATCGAGATTCTCGAGAACGTCTCTTTAAGTCTGGATTTGATCCGGGTGTGCAGGGACTTGAAGCAGAAAGGGTACTTAATAGCCCTGGATGACATGATCGATATTAACAGGCCGGCCTTGATGGAACTTCTGCATTATGTTGATATTCTAAAAGTGGACGTACGAGCGGTTTCTGATGAAAATCGTAGGAAGATCATCCAGCTGGCGGAAGATTTCTCTTTGACTCTTCTTGCAGAGAAGGTGGAGACATTGGAAGAACACCAGCGTTGTATGAAGGAAGGCTTCCGATTGTTTCAAGGATTTTATTACAGCAAGCCTGTTATCGTCCAAGCGTCTTCTATTATGCCGCTGAACATTACGTATCTGCGGTTAATTCGTGAATTGTCTGTTCTGGAGGAGTCAGTCGATGTCGATAAGGTGACATCCATATTGGAGCAGGACCTCGCATTAACTTATAAACTGCTCCGCTTGATCAATTCTTCCCTTTATAAGCCGAAGTATTCCATTCACTCCATCAAGCAGGCAGTCATGCTGCTGGGCACCGAGACGCTGAAAAAGTGGATGTACGTCTTGACGGTAGAGAATGCTGCTCCTCCCACGCACCCTCGGGAGCAATTGGTTATGAAAACGAGTCTGACCAGGGCAAAGGTGTGTGAACAACTGGCTTTGGCTTCAGGAGAAGGAGATATGGCAGACGGACATTTCCTAACGGGATTTCTTTCTCTTATTGATGTCATCACTCAGCGCCCATTGGCGGAAGCAGTAAGCACCCTGCCGCTGGAGGCAGATATCTTAGCAGCTCTTCAAGGCGGTGAAAACCGTTTCCGGAAAATCCTTGAATTGGCCGTCCATTTGGAGACGGCAGATTTTCAGAAGCTGGGAGAGTCGTTAGGCGGGATGCCTTTGAACGTGTCTACGGTGTTTGAAATATACGCCCAGGCTGTCTCTTGGACGGAAGAGCTGTTTCAAGAGAACTTTATGGAAAAAATAACAGAATAG
- a CDS encoding FAD-dependent oxidoreductase: MGHHEKWTQPEPMWRENLRLPAFEALKENKQTEVTVVGGGITGITTAYLLAKEGRQVTLIESDVLLNGTSGHTTAKVTAQHGLIYNELLKHFGEESAALYYQAQMDALQTMENLITKHKIDCEWEKEDAFLFSTTKQGAHKLEQEYEAYQKLKIEGAIGDEVPFDSDANRTLLMTNQARFHPVKYLKGLVDEFIRLGGEVCEHTKAVDVKEAERVHVRTGEGFTLTSDYVISCSHFPFYDGKGLYFSRMYAERSYVIAIEPEKAVPPGMYISIDEPKRSIRTADYNGTSVLLIGGESHKTGQGVDTSFHYRALEEFASETFGIKQKLFQWSAQDLTTLDKVPYIGPITRNNHRVLIASGFRKWGMTNGTLAAMLLRDYVMREQSLYHELFKPARFKADPSMKHFLSQNFDVASHLIEGKLELVADRPETLDKGEGMVVQWKGERAGAFRDEEGKLHVLDTTCTHLGCEVEWNNAERTWDCPCHGSRFAFDGSVMEGPADRPLMKLAVEDEKDIPVQLEEDSNGNQDQI, from the coding sequence ATGGGACATCACGAGAAATGGACACAACCAGAGCCGATGTGGCGCGAAAATTTACGCCTGCCTGCTTTCGAAGCACTCAAAGAAAATAAACAAACAGAAGTCACAGTCGTCGGCGGTGGCATCACAGGAATTACAACCGCTTATCTGCTTGCAAAAGAAGGCAGACAGGTAACCCTGATTGAATCAGATGTACTGTTGAATGGGACCAGCGGCCATACGACTGCTAAAGTAACGGCCCAGCACGGGCTGATCTACAATGAATTGTTAAAACACTTCGGGGAAGAATCGGCTGCCTTATACTACCAGGCTCAGATGGATGCACTCCAAACCATGGAGAATCTTATTACCAAACACAAGATTGACTGTGAATGGGAGAAAGAAGATGCATTTCTATTCTCCACTACGAAGCAGGGAGCTCATAAGCTCGAACAAGAATACGAGGCCTATCAAAAACTGAAAATTGAAGGTGCGATCGGAGACGAGGTCCCTTTTGACAGTGATGCCAACCGGACGCTCCTCATGACAAACCAGGCGCGATTTCATCCAGTGAAGTATTTGAAAGGACTTGTCGACGAATTTATCCGTCTTGGCGGCGAAGTCTGCGAACACACAAAGGCCGTGGACGTGAAAGAAGCCGAAAGAGTTCATGTACGCACCGGGGAAGGGTTCACACTTACAAGCGACTACGTCATCTCCTGCAGCCACTTCCCTTTCTATGACGGAAAGGGCCTCTACTTCAGCCGCATGTATGCAGAACGCTCTTATGTCATAGCTATTGAGCCGGAAAAGGCCGTACCACCAGGGATGTACATCTCTATTGATGAACCTAAACGCTCGATAAGAACAGCCGACTACAACGGAACTTCTGTACTGCTGATCGGAGGCGAAAGCCACAAAACAGGCCAGGGTGTCGATACTTCCTTTCACTACCGGGCCTTGGAAGAATTCGCCTCCGAGACATTCGGCATAAAACAGAAGCTGTTTCAGTGGTCTGCGCAAGACTTGACGACGCTTGATAAAGTACCTTATATCGGACCAATAACAAGGAACAATCATCGGGTTTTGATCGCTTCCGGCTTCCGCAAATGGGGCATGACGAACGGAACACTCGCAGCCATGCTGCTTCGTGATTATGTTATGAGAGAGCAGTCCCTCTATCACGAATTATTCAAGCCGGCCCGTTTCAAAGCAGATCCAAGCATGAAACACTTCCTGTCTCAGAATTTTGATGTCGCCAGTCACTTAATCGAAGGAAAACTGGAACTTGTCGCTGACCGTCCGGAAACATTGGATAAGGGCGAAGGGATGGTTGTCCAATGGAAAGGAGAGCGCGCCGGCGCCTTTAGAGATGAAGAAGGGAAGCTTCATGTTTTGGATACAACCTGTACCCATCTAGGCTGCGAAGTGGAGTGGAACAATGCTGAACGCACCTGGGACTGTCCATGCCATGGATCGCGTTTCGCTTTTGACGGGTCTGTGATGGAAGGACCTGCCGACCGTCCGCTTATGAAGCTTGCTGTAGAAGACGAAAAAGATATTCCTGTCCAACTAGAAGAGGATTCGAATGGAAATCAAGATCAAATCTGA